The genome window AACATTCACAACGATCGCCGTAGAAAACCCTTCCCGCATGACCAACCGGCGTATTTCCGAAACCATTGGTATACGGTATGCCGACGTCAGCCAGATGGCCGCGATAGTCTCCGATGTTCGTTCCATGCTGGAGAGCCATGAAGAGATCGACAGTGATCAAACACTGATCGTGAACTTCCTCGCCTTCAATGCGTCGTCACTGGATATCATGGTATACGCCTTCACCAAGACCACCCAGTGGGTTCTTTTCCATGAAATAAAGCAGGATGTCCTGCTGAAGATCAGCGAGGTTATTGAGGGGCACGGTGCTGAAGTCGCTTTCCCGACTCGTACATTGCATTTGGCGGATGGCTTGCCAGCATCAGGTCAGCGTGAAACGCAGCAGGCCAAAGGCTCTGAAACCGGATCGGACCGGACGTCGGGGTCCGACCAACCCACCGAATCCGGAGATACAGACGCAGAATGACCTTTTCCTCAGCAAACCATCCCGTTGGTATCATTGGTGGAACCGGACTGACGACGCTGTCAGGTCTGGAAATCATTGGGCAGCAGCAGGTGGATACAGCCTGGGGTTCGCCCTCTGCAGGCCTGGTGGAGGGGCGTCTCGGCGATCAGCCGGTCATTTTTCTCTCCCGTCATGGCAACCCGCATCGAATCCCTCCGCACCAGGTGAACTATCGGGCCAACATCCAGGCTCTCTTCGAAGCCGGTGTGCGAACAGTCGTCGGGGTGAATGCAGTCGGGGGCATACATCGTGATATGGGGCCTGCTCACATCGTGATTCCAGACCAGATCATTGACTATACCTGGGGGCGTCCCAGCACCTTTTTCGAGGGTGAGCTGGATGAAGTGACTCACATTGATTTCACCTGGCCCTATGATGGCGATGCCCGTCAGATCCTGACTGATGCGGCAGGCGGGAGCGGGGCGCCTTTCTCGGATTTTGGCGTATATGGAGCGACCCAGGGGCCGCGACTCGAGACCGCTGCGGAAATTCGTCGTTTGGAACGGGATGGCTGTGACCTGGTCGGGATGACGGGTATGCCGGAAGCCGTCCTGGCAGCCGAGCTGGGTATGCGTTACGTCTGTCTGGGGCTTGTGGTTAACTGGGCAGCCGGAAAATCAGAACACATTATTACCATGGCTGAAATTGAAGAGGCCATCGAGAAGGGTATGTCCGGGGTTAAGAGCATACTTGAGATTTCGATGGCCGGTCTCGGAGAGCTTACTCCGTTGTCTCGATCTTCTTGAAGAAAACGAGGACGCCGATAGTGGGGGAGTCGAGAAAGTGGATCTCCTCGCTTCGCATGCGTCGGGTCTCGCGAATCCAGGTCAGCAATTCCAGAGGCACCGGGGGTTTGGCCTTGGCAGTGTCCCTGCCGGTTGCCAGGCTGCCAATGTCGCTGTCTGCCGTTTCGTTCTCGACGGAAGAGTCGGTTGTTGGCTCTGCCGCTGTTTGTTCGGTTGCAGGCTCTGAGGGCACGGACACAGGCATATCGTCTGACTGTTGCCAGTGGTTCAGGTGAACGCCAACATGCAGATACCTCTGACGATCAATGGTGATGGTTCCTTCGATTTCCCGAACTCCTGCACCTTCCAGCCAATCGCCGATGGCGACACGAAGCGGTTTGCCCTCGTAGTCGGGAGGGAAGGCTTCGTACCAGCCAGCGCTCACCAGCACGTGATAGCGACCGCTGCGTTCCAGGCGCTGGGCCGCAGAATTGAGATGGAGCTCGTTATCCGGGACGAGTTCCAGCGTGCTTTCTGTCGTCCCGTCCTGCGCTACTGACCACAGTAATTCTTCGGTTTCGGGAGCAGTCTCAACTGCCCGGTCTGACATCTGCTCATTCACGGATTCCGGATCGATAATCCGTTCCAGAATGATGAACTCCGCCCGATAGTAATCATCGGGAATCTCTTCGGCGGACGTTTCCGGCTCTTGTGCATGGCCTGCCAGAGACCATGCCAGCAACAGGGCCGTGGCCAGTAAGCGTGCCGTCCGCAGGCACCAGCGATTACCATAAATCTGCAAAGGTTCTACTCCACGTGTGATTCGGGCTTTCATGAGGCGGTCGCAGCTGCTTGCGAGGGTGCGAGTTCGCCAAGCATTTCGGACACGTCGTCGAGTTTACCACCGGTGGACGTGTCCTTCAGCCGAAAACGGAAGCTGTTGGCGCCTTCAAGGCGGTACTGGTCTGGTGCAGATTGCACTTTCTTAACGAGCACCAGCGGGTCAACGGGGGTCGAACCGCCAAATTCCAGTCGTGCCCACTCCTTGCCAGCATCTATCTTCACGATGCCAAGGGCTTCCGCCCGCATTCGCAGCTCGGCCTGGCGCATCAGATTCTTTGTCGGTTCCGGTAACAAACCGAACCGATCAATCATCT of Marinobacter sediminum contains these proteins:
- a CDS encoding S-methyl-5'-thioinosine phosphorylase; amino-acid sequence: MTFSSANHPVGIIGGTGLTTLSGLEIIGQQQVDTAWGSPSAGLVEGRLGDQPVIFLSRHGNPHRIPPHQVNYRANIQALFEAGVRTVVGVNAVGGIHRDMGPAHIVIPDQIIDYTWGRPSTFFEGELDEVTHIDFTWPYDGDARQILTDAAGGSGAPFSDFGVYGATQGPRLETAAEIRRLERDGCDLVGMTGMPEAVLAAELGMRYVCLGLVVNWAAGKSEHIITMAEIEEAIEKGMSGVKSILEISMAGLGELTPLSRSS
- a CDS encoding CsiV family protein, with translation MQIYGNRWCLRTARLLATALLLAWSLAGHAQEPETSAEEIPDDYYRAEFIILERIIDPESVNEQMSDRAVETAPETEELLWSVAQDGTTESTLELVPDNELHLNSAAQRLERSGRYHVLVSAGWYEAFPPDYEGKPLRVAIGDWLEGAGVREIEGTITIDRQRYLHVGVHLNHWQQSDDMPVSVPSEPATEQTAAEPTTDSSVENETADSDIGSLATGRDTAKAKPPVPLELLTWIRETRRMRSEEIHFLDSPTIGVLVFFKKIETTE